From a region of the Armatimonadota bacterium genome:
- a CDS encoding HAD family hydrolase → MSSELRPAAFLDRDGVVNTDRGYVHLPEDFEWTPGILPAIRALNDANYAVIFVTNQSGIGRGYYTEEDFLSLSRWMLDEADREGALIDAVYYCPHHPDGEPGPYRLLCPARKPGTGMLERAELEFSLDKAKSFLIGDRESDLGAAIAFGIEYSLFESGDIESIIASHIRG, encoded by the coding sequence CTGTCGTCGGAGCTGCGTCCTGCTGCCTTCCTGGATCGAGACGGCGTTGTGAACACGGATCGCGGATACGTCCACTTGCCCGAGGACTTTGAATGGACTCCCGGCATCCTGCCCGCGATTCGGGCTCTCAACGATGCGAACTACGCCGTCATCTTCGTCACCAATCAGTCGGGGATCGGACGCGGATACTACACCGAAGAAGATTTTCTGTCGCTGAGCCGCTGGATGTTGGACGAAGCCGACAGGGAAGGGGCTTTGATCGACGCGGTTTACTACTGCCCTCACCACCCGGACGGGGAGCCGGGTCCGTATCGCTTGCTTTGCCCAGCGCGCAAGCCCGGAACAGGCATGCTGGAGCGAGCCGAGCTTGAGTTCTCCCTGGACAAAGCCAAGTCGTTTCTGATCGGTGATCGGGAATCGGACCTGGGGGCAGCTATCGCCTTTGGGATCGAGTACAGCCTGTTTGAGTCAGGCGACATCGAATCCATAATAGCCAGCCATATCCGCGGTTGA
- the gmd gene encoding GDP-mannose 4,6-dehydratase, whose protein sequence is MKTALITGITGQDGAYLAEFLLAKGYEVHGIKRRASSFNTQRIDHLFHDQHEQGLPLSLHYGDLTDGVSLIRVLEQTKPDEIYNLGAQSHVKVSFDQPHYTAMTDGLGTLSVLEAIRILGLTDSVKFYQASTSELFGLVQETPQTETTPFYPRSPYGVAKLYAHWITVNYREAYGMFACNGILFNHESPIRGETFVTRKITRAAARIAVGLQDHLYLGNLNAMRDWGHARDFVEGMWLIVQQDKPGDFVLATGEQHSVREFVEISFARLGTTIEWSGEGESEQGLNQKTGKAIVSIDPRYYRPAEVEALLGDASKAREVLGWAPKVTFEELVQEMVDSDLELAKRDKLVAEEGFKLYASAEDRQ, encoded by the coding sequence ATGAAAACGGCGCTCATTACCGGCATCACCGGGCAGGACGGTGCGTACCTCGCTGAGTTCCTTCTGGCGAAGGGGTACGAGGTGCATGGAATCAAGCGAAGAGCATCGTCGTTCAACACGCAGCGCATCGACCACCTATTTCACGATCAGCACGAACAGGGACTGCCGCTTTCGTTGCATTACGGAGACCTCACGGACGGCGTCTCTCTGATTCGCGTGCTTGAGCAGACAAAGCCGGACGAGATTTACAACCTGGGTGCGCAGAGCCACGTCAAGGTGAGCTTTGACCAGCCCCACTACACCGCTATGACGGACGGGCTGGGAACGCTCAGCGTCCTGGAAGCGATACGCATACTCGGCCTGACGGACTCTGTGAAGTTCTATCAGGCATCGACAAGCGAGCTTTTCGGACTAGTGCAGGAGACTCCGCAAACGGAGACAACCCCGTTCTATCCCAGGAGTCCGTACGGCGTCGCAAAGCTGTACGCCCATTGGATCACAGTGAACTATCGCGAAGCCTACGGTATGTTCGCTTGCAACGGCATACTCTTCAATCACGAGTCACCGATCCGTGGCGAAACGTTCGTCACACGCAAGATCACGCGAGCAGCCGCACGCATCGCCGTCGGACTGCAAGATCACCTCTACCTGGGCAATCTGAACGCCATGCGCGACTGGGGCCACGCGCGGGATTTCGTCGAAGGCATGTGGCTGATTGTGCAGCAGGACAAGCCTGGTGATTTCGTTCTGGCGACGGGCGAGCAACACTCGGTCCGTGAATTTGTGGAGATCTCTTTCGCGCGCCTCGGAACGACTATCGAGTGGAGCGGTGAAGGCGAGTCCGAACAGGGATTGAATCAAAAAACAGGTAAGGCGATCGTGTCGATCGACCCAAGATACTATCGTCCGGCGGAAGTCGAAGCGCTCTTGGGCGACGCATCCAAAGCGCGTGAGGTTCTCGGTTGGGCGCCCAAAGTCACGTTCGAGGAGTTGGTGCAAGAGATGGTTGATTCGGATCTGGAGCTTGCCAAGCGAGACAAACTTGTGGCGGAGGAGGGATTTAAGCTGTATGCCAGCGCTGAAGACCGGCAATAG
- a CDS encoding exosortase/archaeosortase family protein, protein MSQQISDSEPAGDGAVDGRSVLDKSIEFLRTCDRTWLGLTIAACLVLGFVFWALFSQLPYIWLGLGTWEFRSGDGYYSHGVLVPFIAGYIIYQRWPQIKDTPVRPGWIAIVPFLAMLWILWAANVADILLIRSYALILGLLSLVWFIAGLRWMLALSPSILYLLFALPVWTGVINNYTNPLQVYSTTVSYHLLNVFGYKVFQHDATTLLLDHFELSIAVPCSGLKLVVAVTAFTVFFMLIARLKWWANGLMAAAVLPLCLFINGLRIALIGIVGEERGSAAGFAFHDYSGYITLIVCFFIIFKFARLLGWKE, encoded by the coding sequence ATGAGTCAGCAGATCTCAGATTCTGAACCAGCAGGCGACGGAGCCGTCGATGGTCGCTCTGTGCTCGACAAGAGCATTGAGTTTCTAAGAACTTGCGACCGCACGTGGCTTGGCCTGACCATCGCCGCATGTCTCGTCTTGGGGTTCGTTTTCTGGGCTCTTTTCAGTCAGCTTCCATACATTTGGCTCGGGCTGGGCACTTGGGAGTTCAGGTCTGGGGATGGATACTATTCGCACGGCGTCCTCGTGCCGTTCATCGCGGGCTACATCATCTATCAACGCTGGCCCCAGATAAAGGACACGCCCGTCCGTCCAGGTTGGATCGCTATCGTACCGTTCCTTGCTATGTTGTGGATTCTGTGGGCCGCGAACGTGGCCGACATACTGTTGATCCGTTCATACGCCCTCATCCTTGGTCTGCTGTCTCTTGTCTGGTTCATCGCGGGCCTAAGGTGGATGCTCGCGCTATCGCCCTCGATTCTGTACCTGTTGTTTGCTCTTCCAGTTTGGACGGGGGTAATCAATAACTACACGAATCCGCTTCAAGTGTATTCGACGACCGTGTCTTATCATTTGCTGAATGTATTCGGATACAAGGTGTTCCAGCACGATGCGACAACCCTGTTGTTGGATCACTTCGAGCTTTCGATCGCTGTTCCTTGCAGCGGCTTAAAGCTTGTCGTTGCCGTGACGGCGTTCACTGTGTTCTTCATGCTGATTGCTCGTTTGAAGTGGTGGGCGAACGGGCTGATGGCCGCAGCCGTACTGCCGCTGTGCCTGTTCATCAACGGTCTGAGGATCGCGCTGATCGGGATCGTCGGGGAGGAACGGGGGAGTGCGGCGGGGTTCGCGTTCCACGACTACAGCGGATACATCACGCTGATCGTGTGCTTCTTCATCATATTCAAGTTTGCGAGGTTATTAGGATGGAAAGAATGA
- a CDS encoding endonuclease III, with the protein MAATKPKRRNVRKRKSLRELDELLTRLENVYGKTPYASRFSPMDELVCCILSQHTSDANSFPAFARLKEEFPDWQGVVDVGPEGVAPIIRQAGLANQKSKSIVRALVEIRRRTGSYSIDHLQSLSMLEARDWLMELPGVGPKTASIVLCFSFKMGAIPVDTHIFRVSQRIGMLPKSCTADKAHDLLLDLVPPDDAFRYHTTLITHGRKICKARNPLCRECPLNDICPSAATFMKKATGKRK; encoded by the coding sequence ATGGCGGCGACGAAACCGAAGCGAAGGAACGTGCGCAAGCGAAAATCCCTGCGTGAGCTGGATGAGTTGCTGACCAGATTGGAGAACGTATACGGAAAGACGCCGTACGCCAGCCGCTTCTCACCGATGGACGAACTGGTGTGCTGCATTCTCAGCCAGCACACCTCCGACGCGAACAGCTTTCCGGCGTTCGCTCGGTTGAAGGAGGAGTTTCCCGATTGGCAGGGCGTTGTCGATGTGGGGCCAGAAGGCGTCGCTCCAATCATCAGGCAGGCAGGGCTGGCGAACCAGAAGTCAAAGAGCATCGTCAGGGCGCTTGTGGAAATCCGCCGCCGTACCGGTAGCTATTCGATCGACCATCTCCAAAGCCTCTCGATGCTGGAGGCCCGCGACTGGTTGATGGAGCTGCCGGGGGTCGGCCCGAAGACGGCGTCGATCGTCCTCTGCTTCAGCTTCAAAATGGGCGCGATCCCGGTTGACACGCACATCTTTCGCGTTTCCCAGCGGATCGGCATGTTGCCGAAGTCCTGTACGGCGGACAAGGCCCACGACCTCCTTCTCGATTTGGTGCCGCCCGATGACGCGTTTCGGTATCACACGACTCTCATAACGCACGGCAGGAAGATTTGCAAAGCTCGCAACCCGCTTTGCCGGGAGTGCCCGCTCAACGACATCTGCCCCTCGGCAGCGACGTTTATGAAGAAGGCGACGGGCAAACGGAAGTGA
- a CDS encoding exosortase-associated EpsI family protein, which translates to MKRRAAAALGVLLAAGVFMAFSKVDEGDSIDEQWMVDNSPRQVEGFKMLAGEENPDYSYKMAKVAYDTLEPYGIVAKVYVNEKTGESYDVVLIASKSKDSFHDPRVCFSVQGWALNTQWVDSVETETRGLAYMTITDMDGPTGRGKLAAFLYRGQGKFYKSTNELKIGMFIEQLKGGGNLDGVFYRIIPQHNNPDSDALLSDLKNFIAAYLDAANEASNGYF; encoded by the coding sequence ATGAAAAGGAGAGCTGCGGCTGCGCTCGGTGTGCTGCTCGCCGCAGGAGTCTTCATGGCGTTTAGCAAAGTAGATGAGGGGGACTCGATAGACGAGCAGTGGATGGTCGATAACAGCCCTAGGCAGGTAGAGGGCTTCAAGATGTTGGCCGGTGAGGAGAATCCCGACTATAGCTATAAGATGGCTAAAGTAGCCTATGACACGTTAGAGCCCTACGGCATCGTCGCCAAAGTTTATGTGAACGAAAAAACCGGCGAATCGTACGATGTCGTCTTGATCGCGAGTAAGAGCAAGGACAGCTTCCACGATCCGCGAGTCTGTTTTTCGGTCCAGGGTTGGGCCTTGAACACCCAGTGGGTCGACTCTGTTGAGACCGAAACGCGAGGGCTAGCGTACATGACCATCACGGACATGGACGGGCCGACAGGCAGGGGGAAATTGGCAGCGTTCCTCTATCGGGGTCAGGGCAAATTCTACAAATCAACGAACGAACTCAAGATCGGCATGTTCATCGAGCAACTCAAAGGAGGAGGGAACCTGGACGGGGTCTTCTACAGGATCATTCCGCAGCACAACAACCCAGATTCGGACGCACTACTAAGTGACTTGAAGAATTTCATTGCCGCGTACTTGGACGCTGCAAACGAAGCGAGCAACGGCTACTTTTAG
- a CDS encoding mannose-1-phosphate guanylyltransferase, translating into MSFHRVAVVMAGGSGERFWPVSTPDRPKQFLNLSSADRSLLQDAVQRLQTNFANDDIFIATTGRLVEASRAECPAVPARNVFGEPTKRNTAGALIWSAANLMARFPDSWQEVTMAVVTADHRIAPADKFLSVVGSAMDLAENLRGLVTIGIAPTRPETGYGYIERGDPVGQGFLAVRFTEKPDAETAVRFLKSGQYYWNSGMFFWTVQAFIDQLEEAGVVTREFVKQLAAAISSESEEAAELFSQVKSESIDYALMERSERVYVVESAFEWDDLGAWDALTRSLPLDDSGNAIVGTARVVESEGCAVYNDMEGVEVCLLGCDDLAVVAANGKILVVPMPRAQDVRKLVEKT; encoded by the coding sequence ATGAGCTTCCATCGGGTAGCGGTCGTGATGGCGGGCGGATCGGGCGAGCGATTCTGGCCGGTCTCAACTCCGGACAGGCCAAAGCAGTTCCTCAATCTCTCGTCGGCAGATCGCAGCCTGCTCCAAGACGCCGTCCAACGGCTGCAGACGAACTTCGCCAACGATGACATCTTCATCGCCACGACCGGGAGATTGGTCGAAGCCTCTCGCGCTGAGTGCCCAGCAGTGCCGGCAAGAAACGTCTTCGGCGAGCCGACCAAGCGCAACACCGCTGGAGCGCTCATCTGGTCGGCTGCAAATCTCATGGCGCGGTTTCCCGATAGCTGGCAAGAGGTGACGATGGCCGTCGTGACCGCCGATCACCGGATCGCCCCAGCGGACAAATTCCTGTCCGTCGTGGGTTCGGCCATGGATCTTGCAGAGAACTTGCGAGGCCTCGTTACGATCGGAATTGCACCGACCCGGCCGGAAACAGGGTACGGCTACATCGAGCGCGGCGATCCTGTCGGACAGGGCTTCCTCGCCGTTAGATTCACTGAAAAGCCCGACGCAGAGACCGCAGTGCGGTTCTTGAAGAGCGGCCAGTACTACTGGAATTCGGGAATGTTCTTCTGGACAGTGCAGGCGTTCATCGACCAGCTCGAAGAGGCCGGAGTCGTTACGCGAGAGTTCGTCAAGCAGCTCGCGGCCGCGATTTCTAGCGAGAGCGAAGAGGCCGCAGAGCTGTTCTCACAAGTCAAGTCCGAATCGATCGACTACGCGCTGATGGAAAGGTCAGAACGCGTGTACGTCGTCGAATCTGCATTTGAGTGGGACGACCTTGGAGCTTGGGACGCACTGACCAGAAGTTTGCCGCTCGACGACTCCGGAAACGCCATCGTTGGCACAGCGAGAGTCGTCGAGTCAGAGGGTTGCGCGGTGTACAACGACATGGAAGGCGTCGAAGTCTGCCTATTGGGTTGCGACGACCTGGCAGTGGTCGCCGCGAACGGTAAGATTCTGGTCGTCCCAATGCCAAGGGCGCAAGATGTGCGTAAGTTAGTCGAGAAAACTTAG